One window from the genome of Hoplias malabaricus isolate fHopMal1 chromosome X2, fHopMal1.hap1, whole genome shotgun sequence encodes:
- the LOC136677085 gene encoding uncharacterized protein isoform X1: MLKFPPQMISPNGLCVGLLVLVSGFLLVPTLANFNSLPKTQKNLNDSASLSCDVQCSGLVQWKKKEDVVAECGPGSEIGLRSICSVNEGISFITIPLVNFSTRGLYSTYCMGNTAPRCLQFLQLLPPKFSFERDAGEYLELDLYIYESVRIMLMKPGNTSPVLLCSVNGRQYQCLHEHQHRVRIIKNTFYLMNLMPSDCGNYTIEEEDGTLVSTSYLKVSGEKISNTLVLASTETKNPDFTHFFISTVNDVEQSWIWKNGYEKGNNDGYEKGNNDGYQKGFWVGALGFGTGGVILGILAMYVWPLLLYQVNKWVQVLRRRKSSPVNQTEEKEMKEPYPEH; encoded by the exons ATGTTAAAGTTTCCTCCACAGATGATTTCCCCTAATGGGCTGTGTGTGGGTTTACTGGTGCTAGTTAGTGGATTTCTCCTTG TGCCAACTCTGGCCAACTTTAATTCACTcccaaaaacacagaagaatttGAATGACTCTGCATCTCTGAGCTGCGATGTCCAGTGCTCAGGTCTGGTACAGTGGAAGAAGAAGGAAGACGTGGTAGCCGAGTGTGGTCCTGGGTCTGAAATAGGTCTCAGATCAATCTGTTCAGTAAACGAGGGGATAAGTTTCATCACCATTCCTCTGGTCAACTTCTCAACTAGAGGCCTGTACTCTACCTACTGTATGGGCAATACAGCACCTCGCTGTCTACAGTTCCTTCAGCTTCTTC ctCCCAAGTTCAGTTTTGAGAGGGATGCTGGTGAATATCTTGAACTGGATCTGTACATTTATGAATCTGTGAGAATAATGTTGATGAAGCCTGGAAACACCTCCCCGGTGCTACTGTGCAGTGTGAATGGCCGTCAATATCAGTGTCTTCATGAACATCAGCATAGAGTCCGCATCATTAAGAACACTTTTTATTTGATGAATCTGATGCCTTCTGATTGTGGAAATTACACAATAGAAGAGGAGGACGGCACACTGGTCAGCACTTCTTACCTGAAAGTCTCAG GAGAGAAAATTTCAAACACACTAGTTTTGGCTTCAACAGAGACAAAGAATCCTGACTTCACACATTTCTTCATCAGCACAGTAAACG aTGTGGAGCAGAGCTGGATATGGAAGAATGGATATGAGAAAGGAAACAATGATGGATATGAGAAAGGAAACAATGATGGATATCAGAAAGGATTTTGGGTCGGAGCTCTGGGATTTGGGACTGGAGGGGTAATTCTTGGTATTCTGGCAATGTATGTTTGGCCACTACTGCTATATCAGGTCAACAAGTGGGTCCAGGTTCTCAGGAGAAGAAAATCATCACCTGTGAATCAAACTGAGGAGAAGGAAATGAAAGAGCCTTATCCAGAACATTAA
- the LOC136677085 gene encoding uncharacterized protein isoform X2, producing MISPNGLCVGLLVLVSGFLLVPTLANFNSLPKTQKNLNDSASLSCDVQCSGLVQWKKKEDVVAECGPGSEIGLRSICSVNEGISFITIPLVNFSTRGLYSTYCMGNTAPRCLQFLQLLPPKFSFERDAGEYLELDLYIYESVRIMLMKPGNTSPVLLCSVNGRQYQCLHEHQHRVRIIKNTFYLMNLMPSDCGNYTIEEEDGTLVSTSYLKVSGEKISNTLVLASTETKNPDFTHFFISTVNDVEQSWIWKNGYEKGNNDGYEKGNNDGYQKGFWVGALGFGTGGVILGILAMYVWPLLLYQVNKWVQVLRRRKSSPVNQTEEKEMKEPYPEH from the exons ATGATTTCCCCTAATGGGCTGTGTGTGGGTTTACTGGTGCTAGTTAGTGGATTTCTCCTTG TGCCAACTCTGGCCAACTTTAATTCACTcccaaaaacacagaagaatttGAATGACTCTGCATCTCTGAGCTGCGATGTCCAGTGCTCAGGTCTGGTACAGTGGAAGAAGAAGGAAGACGTGGTAGCCGAGTGTGGTCCTGGGTCTGAAATAGGTCTCAGATCAATCTGTTCAGTAAACGAGGGGATAAGTTTCATCACCATTCCTCTGGTCAACTTCTCAACTAGAGGCCTGTACTCTACCTACTGTATGGGCAATACAGCACCTCGCTGTCTACAGTTCCTTCAGCTTCTTC ctCCCAAGTTCAGTTTTGAGAGGGATGCTGGTGAATATCTTGAACTGGATCTGTACATTTATGAATCTGTGAGAATAATGTTGATGAAGCCTGGAAACACCTCCCCGGTGCTACTGTGCAGTGTGAATGGCCGTCAATATCAGTGTCTTCATGAACATCAGCATAGAGTCCGCATCATTAAGAACACTTTTTATTTGATGAATCTGATGCCTTCTGATTGTGGAAATTACACAATAGAAGAGGAGGACGGCACACTGGTCAGCACTTCTTACCTGAAAGTCTCAG GAGAGAAAATTTCAAACACACTAGTTTTGGCTTCAACAGAGACAAAGAATCCTGACTTCACACATTTCTTCATCAGCACAGTAAACG aTGTGGAGCAGAGCTGGATATGGAAGAATGGATATGAGAAAGGAAACAATGATGGATATGAGAAAGGAAACAATGATGGATATCAGAAAGGATTTTGGGTCGGAGCTCTGGGATTTGGGACTGGAGGGGTAATTCTTGGTATTCTGGCAATGTATGTTTGGCCACTACTGCTATATCAGGTCAACAAGTGGGTCCAGGTTCTCAGGAGAAGAAAATCATCACCTGTGAATCAAACTGAGGAGAAGGAAATGAAAGAGCCTTATCCAGAACATTAA
- the LOC136677085 gene encoding uncharacterized protein isoform X3, translating to MLKFPPQMISPNGLCVGLLVLVSGFLLVPTLANFNSLPKTQKNLNDSASLSCDVQCSGLVQWKKKEDVVAECGPGSEIGLRSICSVNEGISFITIPLVNFSTRGLYSTYCMGNTAPRCLQFLQLLPPKFSFERDAGEYLELDLYIYESVRIMLMKPGNTSPVLLCSVNGRQYQCLHEHQHRVRIIKNTFYLMNLMPSDCGNYTIEEEDGTLVSTSYLKVSDVEQSWIWKNGYEKGNNDGYEKGNNDGYQKGFWVGALGFGTGGVILGILAMYVWPLLLYQVNKWVQVLRRRKSSPVNQTEEKEMKEPYPEH from the exons ATGTTAAAGTTTCCTCCACAGATGATTTCCCCTAATGGGCTGTGTGTGGGTTTACTGGTGCTAGTTAGTGGATTTCTCCTTG TGCCAACTCTGGCCAACTTTAATTCACTcccaaaaacacagaagaatttGAATGACTCTGCATCTCTGAGCTGCGATGTCCAGTGCTCAGGTCTGGTACAGTGGAAGAAGAAGGAAGACGTGGTAGCCGAGTGTGGTCCTGGGTCTGAAATAGGTCTCAGATCAATCTGTTCAGTAAACGAGGGGATAAGTTTCATCACCATTCCTCTGGTCAACTTCTCAACTAGAGGCCTGTACTCTACCTACTGTATGGGCAATACAGCACCTCGCTGTCTACAGTTCCTTCAGCTTCTTC ctCCCAAGTTCAGTTTTGAGAGGGATGCTGGTGAATATCTTGAACTGGATCTGTACATTTATGAATCTGTGAGAATAATGTTGATGAAGCCTGGAAACACCTCCCCGGTGCTACTGTGCAGTGTGAATGGCCGTCAATATCAGTGTCTTCATGAACATCAGCATAGAGTCCGCATCATTAAGAACACTTTTTATTTGATGAATCTGATGCCTTCTGATTGTGGAAATTACACAATAGAAGAGGAGGACGGCACACTGGTCAGCACTTCTTACCTGAAAGTCTCAG aTGTGGAGCAGAGCTGGATATGGAAGAATGGATATGAGAAAGGAAACAATGATGGATATGAGAAAGGAAACAATGATGGATATCAGAAAGGATTTTGGGTCGGAGCTCTGGGATTTGGGACTGGAGGGGTAATTCTTGGTATTCTGGCAATGTATGTTTGGCCACTACTGCTATATCAGGTCAACAAGTGGGTCCAGGTTCTCAGGAGAAGAAAATCATCACCTGTGAATCAAACTGAGGAGAAGGAAATGAAAGAGCCTTATCCAGAACATTAA